The following proteins are co-located in the Bacteroidales bacterium genome:
- the larE gene encoding ATP-dependent sacrificial sulfur transferase LarE, whose amino-acid sequence MEENRIKLLDILGRYKSAVIAFSGGVDSTFLARMAKDVYGDKLLLITATSSTYPFYELEEAKSLALMLGIRHRIIVSEEIDIPGYADNPPDRCYYCKNELFGKIKFIAQKEGFEVVFDGSNADDLKDFRPGMKAKKEKGVISPLADSGLTKGDIRHFSKILNLPTATKQSYACLASRFPYGEKITKVKLDRLAVAEFEFRTLGFTQFRIRSHDNLARLEFIPSEMDKAWGLKSQLEEICKKSGFTYITIDLTGYRTGSMNEVLSQVDKQGYEKGPWNNA is encoded by the coding sequence ATGGAAGAAAACCGTATTAAACTTCTTGACATTTTAGGCAGATATAAAAGTGCGGTCATAGCATTCTCAGGGGGAGTCGACAGTACGTTTCTTGCCCGAATGGCAAAAGATGTTTATGGAGACAAATTGTTGTTGATTACTGCCACATCAAGTACCTACCCTTTTTATGAACTTGAGGAAGCTAAGTCTCTTGCATTAATGCTCGGCATAAGACACAGGATAATTGTGTCTGAAGAAATTGATATTCCCGGTTACGCAGATAATCCGCCTGACAGATGTTATTATTGTAAGAACGAACTGTTCGGTAAAATTAAATTTATAGCTCAAAAAGAAGGTTTTGAAGTTGTCTTTGATGGAAGTAACGCTGATGATCTTAAAGATTTTCGTCCGGGAATGAAAGCAAAGAAGGAAAAAGGTGTAATTTCTCCTTTGGCAGATTCGGGACTTACTAAAGGAGATATCCGTCATTTCTCAAAAATATTAAATCTCCCAACTGCCACCAAACAGTCTTATGCATGTCTCGCTTCGCGTTTTCCTTATGGTGAAAAGATAACAAAAGTGAAGCTTGACAGACTTGCGGTAGCAGAATTTGAATTCAGAACACTAGGATTTACTCAGTTTAGAATACGAAGCCATGACAATCTTGCTCGTCTTGAATTTATTCCTTCTGAAATGGATAAAGCCTGGGGTTTAAAGAGTCAACTCGAAGAGATATGTAAGAAATCAGGGTTCACGTATATAACAATTGATTTGACGGGATACAGAACTGGTTCAATGAATGAGGTACTTTCTCAAGTAGATAAACAAGGTTATGAGAAAGGACCATGGAATAATGCTTAG
- a CDS encoding RepA protein: MKYIPLNKFPEYDENPFMENALEEINKHSIQKKVFVRGNKSVFNHVINDNGEIVAHSAFLRTIEVDESQFVKVYLSRFAAFYDLNKAAMKVFGYILTKCVIPNKDILYIDFGEAKDFTGYSANNIIRAGLSCLVEQGIIARSTNPYKYYMNPLVVFNGDRITFADSYIKKKKKISDSNKNQLSIWSAEL, encoded by the coding sequence ATGAAATATATCCCTTTAAATAAATTCCCGGAGTATGACGAAAATCCTTTCATGGAAAATGCTCTTGAGGAGATAAACAAACATTCAATTCAGAAGAAAGTATTTGTCAGAGGGAATAAATCAGTATTTAACCATGTAATAAACGACAATGGAGAAATTGTTGCACATAGCGCATTTTTGCGCACAATTGAGGTAGATGAAAGTCAATTCGTTAAAGTCTACCTAAGCCGGTTTGCAGCTTTCTATGATCTTAATAAGGCTGCAATGAAGGTGTTCGGCTACATTCTTACAAAATGCGTAATACCCAATAAGGATATTTTATATATAGATTTTGGCGAAGCAAAGGATTTTACAGGCTATTCTGCAAATAATATAATTCGTGCCGGATTGTCTTGTCTTGTAGAACAGGGAATTATTGCCAGGTCAACAAATCCTTATAAATACTATATGAATCCATTAGTTGTGTTTAATGGCGACAGGATAACGTTTGCAGATTCTTATATTAAGAAGAAAAAAAAGATTTCTGATTCAAATAAGAACCAATTATCAATTTGGTCAGCGGAATTATGA
- a CDS encoding single-stranded DNA-binding protein produces MIVTIFTGNIRSVKPVAQVGDSKVLNFNVACDKHFTAKNGEKVTETTWFECSLWNREKVFPFLKVGTQVTIQGDVSARAYIDKEDAKKAIAVLTCTVDTVEFQSKVKTEEK; encoded by the coding sequence ATGATCGTAACAATTTTTACAGGCAACATTCGCTCAGTGAAGCCAGTTGCGCAGGTTGGTGATTCTAAAGTTCTTAACTTTAACGTTGCTTGTGATAAACACTTCACAGCTAAAAACGGTGAAAAAGTCACTGAAACAACATGGTTCGAGTGTTCACTATGGAACCGTGAAAAAGTTTTCCCTTTCCTTAAAGTTGGAACTCAAGTTACCATACAGGGCGACGTTTCAGCAAGGGCTTACATCGACAAAGAAGATGCTAAGAAAGCAATTGCGGTTCTTACCTGTACAGTTGATACAGTAGAATTTCAAAGTAAGGTAAAAACTGAAGAAAAGTAA
- a CDS encoding toprim domain-containing protein — MNCNEAKKIDIISFLAKNGINPDYNQGVNYWYKSPLRDENNPSFKVNSYKNLWFDFGIGDGGDIIKLTSLLFKVDSSNALKILSVNHYFSHQKGLYEADSKVLITNVKEISNIQLINYLESRKLNLKLAKEYCKEVSFILNDKNFYAIGFQNESKGYELRCKYFKGSSSPKDVTQIKNNADKLLIFEGFIDFLSWFSCKLFFTGKHDYLILNTLSFLNKGKALIKEYNEVLLFLDNDEAGKKATAELIGSSLSKCINMSTGYSEFKDLNDSLLRR; from the coding sequence ATGAACTGTAACGAAGCCAAAAAAATTGACATAATTAGTTTCCTTGCAAAAAATGGAATTAATCCTGACTATAATCAAGGCGTCAACTATTGGTACAAATCTCCTCTCAGGGATGAAAATAATCCTTCCTTTAAAGTAAATTCTTATAAAAATCTCTGGTTTGACTTTGGAATCGGAGATGGCGGAGATATCATCAAACTTACAAGCTTGCTTTTTAAGGTTGATAGTTCGAATGCGTTAAAGATTTTATCTGTGAACCATTATTTTAGTCATCAAAAAGGCTTATATGAGGCAGATTCAAAGGTATTAATCACTAATGTAAAAGAAATATCAAATATTCAGCTAATTAACTACTTAGAATCACGGAAGCTAAATCTTAAACTGGCAAAAGAGTATTGTAAAGAAGTTTCATTTATTCTTAATGATAAAAACTTTTACGCTATTGGATTCCAGAACGAATCAAAAGGGTATGAACTCAGGTGCAAATATTTCAAAGGGTCCAGCTCTCCTAAAGATGTGACTCAAATTAAGAATAATGCTGATAAGCTCTTAATATTTGAAGGATTTATAGATTTCCTATCATGGTTTAGTTGCAAACTATTTTTTACTGGAAAGCATGATTACTTAATTCTAAATACTCTTTCATTCCTGAACAAAGGTAAAGCTTTGATAAAGGAATATAATGAAGTGTTACTCTTCCTGGATAATGATGAAGCTGGTAAGAAGGCTACTGCTGAACTTATTGGATCTAGTCTTTCTAAATGCATCAATATGTCCACGGGTTATTCAGAATTTAAAGATCTTAATGATTCATTATTAAGAAGATAA
- a CDS encoding alpha-L-fucosidase encodes MKKTFIFLLLALLTLIVGGQGNDLDKGQVGYIPSAENLQNREWFRDAHFGMFIHWGVSSVLGREIGWALSGKDVNDYRENIHKFNPSEFDAAAVVKLAKDAGMKYITFTTRHHDSFSMFDTKYSDWGIMNTPYAKDVLKMLSDECQKQGIRLFCYYSLTDFYRPDYCQGNTKKGTGITGECNWEEYIQFMKNQLTEILTNYGPIYGIWFDGHWDQVQRLSNKQNGNQIRKWGYDEIYKLIHELQPGCMIVNNHHLSTFPGEDYQTFERDLPGSNTGGGYSADAVISKDLPLESNDIIGKSWGYVTNDTIDRSVKELVHLLIRSAGLGSNFLLNIGPTPEGNVREAHKERLLGMGKWMQTYGETIYATRKSIMSPSDLGVAVEKGNKVFLHIINPEKLDKELTLNNFPYKVNKAFRFETGKKLEVRADKASSSLNIKTGELNSELIDNVIVLQVSK; translated from the coding sequence ATGAAGAAAACATTTATCTTTCTGCTATTAGCACTCCTGACGCTTATCGTGGGTGGACAGGGGAATGACCTCGATAAAGGACAGGTTGGTTATATTCCTTCAGCTGAAAACCTTCAGAACCGTGAATGGTTCAGGGATGCACACTTCGGAATGTTCATCCACTGGGGAGTTTCAAGCGTACTCGGCAGGGAGATCGGATGGGCCCTGTCCGGTAAAGATGTAAATGACTACAGGGAAAACATTCATAAATTCAATCCTTCAGAATTTGATGCCGCTGCAGTAGTAAAACTGGCCAAAGATGCCGGAATGAAATATATCACATTCACAACCCGGCATCATGACAGTTTCAGCATGTTCGACACAAAATATTCCGATTGGGGAATAATGAATACCCCTTATGCCAAAGACGTCCTGAAGATGCTGTCCGATGAATGCCAGAAACAGGGGATCAGGTTATTCTGCTACTATTCACTTACAGATTTCTACCGTCCCGATTACTGTCAGGGAAACACAAAAAAGGGCACAGGGATAACCGGCGAATGCAACTGGGAAGAGTATATTCAGTTTATGAAGAATCAGTTAACAGAGATTCTGACTAATTATGGTCCTATCTACGGGATCTGGTTCGACGGACACTGGGATCAGGTTCAAAGACTGAGCAATAAACAGAACGGTAACCAGATCCGGAAATGGGGTTATGATGAGATTTATAAACTTATACATGAGCTTCAGCCTGGTTGCATGATTGTAAACAATCACCACCTGTCAACCTTTCCGGGTGAGGATTACCAGACATTTGAAAGAGATCTACCCGGGAGTAATACCGGAGGCGGGTATTCAGCAGATGCTGTTATTTCAAAGGATCTTCCGCTTGAATCGAACGACATAATCGGCAAAAGCTGGGGATATGTAACAAATGATACAATTGACAGATCGGTAAAAGAGCTGGTTCATTTACTTATCAGGTCAGCCGGACTTGGCTCTAATTTCCTGTTGAATATTGGTCCGACACCAGAGGGCAATGTCAGGGAAGCGCATAAAGAGAGACTGCTTGGGATGGGGAAATGGATGCAGACCTATGGCGAGACCATTTACGCTACAAGGAAAAGCATCATGTCGCCCTCAGACTTGGGTGTAGCGGTAGAGAAAGGAAATAAAGTTTTTCTGCATATAATTAATCCTGAAAAGCTTGATAAGGAACTTACTTTAAATAATTTCCCCTACAAGGTCAATAAGGCTTTCAGATTTGAAACTGGCAAAAAATTAGAAGTGAGGGCAGATAAGGCTTCATCATCTCTTAATATTAAAACCGGAGAACTTAATTCAGAGCTTATTGACAATGTAATTGTATTGCAAGTGTCGAAATGA
- a CDS encoding ParA family protein, whose protein sequence is MKKIVIANHKGGVGKTTSSINISAGLAKKGKNVLIIDADPQSNLTESFGIFDPVKDLYVSFSKGEPLPIINVKKNLSIVPNSLNFSGIELEIAGRMPREIILKELMTGLDKTYDYCIIDCPPSLGLITLNALVAADEVYIPMEAEFLAYRGIDSIVGIINLVKKHFNPGLKIKGVFFTKYNEQRVLTKEIKNQIKGYFGDNLMKAAIRVNVALAEAQSSGKDIFEYDSNSNGAKDYMSLVNEIIKN, encoded by the coding sequence ATGAAGAAAATAGTTATTGCTAATCACAAAGGTGGAGTTGGAAAAACCACTTCATCAATAAACATTTCTGCCGGGCTCGCAAAAAAGGGAAAAAATGTACTTATTATAGATGCAGATCCTCAATCCAACCTTACAGAGAGCTTTGGCATTTTTGATCCCGTTAAAGATTTATACGTTTCTTTCAGTAAAGGAGAACCGCTACCAATAATAAATGTCAAAAAGAATTTATCCATAGTCCCAAATTCTTTGAATTTCTCAGGAATAGAATTGGAAATTGCAGGAAGAATGCCAAGAGAGATTATACTAAAAGAACTTATGACAGGGCTTGACAAAACTTATGACTACTGTATAATAGATTGTCCTCCCTCACTTGGCTTAATTACCCTTAATGCCCTGGTTGCTGCAGACGAGGTCTACATACCAATGGAAGCTGAATTTTTGGCATATAGGGGAATTGATTCGATTGTTGGAATTATAAATCTGGTTAAGAAGCACTTTAACCCTGGACTTAAGATAAAAGGAGTATTTTTCACAAAATATAATGAGCAAAGGGTTCTTACCAAAGAAATTAAAAACCAGATTAAAGGATATTTCGGCGACAATCTTATGAAAGCAGCAATAAGAGTTAATGTAGCACTGGCCGAGGCTCAATCAAGTGGGAAAGATATATTTGAATATGACTCTAACAGTAACGGGGCAAAAGATTATATGAGCCTGGTAAATGAAATTATAAAAAATTAA
- a CDS encoding JAB domain-containing protein, which yields MKNTQSTQQSIDFLHVAEVTLTYVTKVKPSERLVVSCSRDAHKIFFDSWNQNSIEHKESFKMLLLNRANKVLGITTISEGGLSGTVTDVRLIFQYAIKANASGIIVAHNHPSGNSNPSESDLKITNKIKEAGNLLDIQLLDHIILTPERDLYRSFADEGQI from the coding sequence ATGAAAAACACACAGTCCACCCAGCAATCAATCGATTTTCTTCATGTAGCAGAAGTTACTCTTACCTACGTGACTAAAGTTAAACCTTCGGAGCGCCTTGTAGTTAGTTGTTCCAGGGATGCACACAAGATCTTCTTCGACTCCTGGAATCAAAACTCAATTGAACATAAGGAGTCTTTTAAGATGCTCCTGCTAAATAGGGCAAACAAGGTCCTTGGAATTACCACGATCTCTGAAGGAGGACTTTCCGGCACAGTAACTGATGTACGGCTGATTTTCCAGTATGCCATCAAGGCTAACGCTTCAGGAATAATCGTCGCTCATAATCACCCTTCAGGAAATAGCAATCCAAGCGAGAGCGATCTGAAAATAACAAATAAAATAAAAGAGGCTGGAAATCTCCTTGACATTCAACTCCTCGATCATATTATCCTCACTCCTGAAAGAGATCTTTACAGAAGCTTTGCTGACGAAGGTCAGATATAA
- a CDS encoding helix-turn-helix domain-containing protein: MDNIIIVNPNDFWDKHREITKQVIREELDKESPQRENGEDILVIEDVCKLLKKSKQTIYNWMDAGIIKGHHINESLFFFRSEIIDLLKGGIKEYKKK; this comes from the coding sequence ATGGATAATATCATTATAGTTAATCCCAACGATTTTTGGGATAAGCATCGGGAAATTACAAAGCAAGTCATAAGGGAAGAATTAGATAAAGAGAGTCCTCAGAGAGAAAACGGCGAAGATATCCTGGTTATTGAAGATGTGTGCAAACTCCTCAAAAAGTCAAAACAGACTATCTACAACTGGATGGATGCAGGAATAATAAAAGGCCATCATATAAATGAAAGTCTCTTCTTTTTTCGAAGTGAAATAATTGATCTTCTAAAGGGCGGTATTAAAGAATATAAGAAGAAGTGA